In a genomic window of Mus pahari chromosome 8, PAHARI_EIJ_v1.1, whole genome shotgun sequence:
- the Carmil3 gene encoding capping protein, Arp2/3 and myosin-I linker protein 3 isoform X6 codes for MAKASVELTRELQDSIRRCLSQGAVLQQHRVKLETKPKKFEDRVLALTSWRLHLFPLKVPAKVESSFNVLEIRAFNTLGQNQILVETERGTVSMRLPSAESVDQVTRHVSSALSKVCPGPGCLIRRGNADTPEGPRDTSPNSETSTSTTHSVCGGFSETYAALCDYNGLHCREEVQWDVDTIYHAEDNREFNLLDFSHLESRDLALMVAALAYNQWFTKLYCKDLRLGSEVLEQVLHTLSKSGSLEELVLDNAGLKTDFVQKLAGVFGENGSCVLHALTLSHNPIEDKGFLSLSQQLLCFPTGLTKLCLAKTAISPRGLQALGQTFGANPAFASSLRYLDLSKNPGLLATDEANALYSFLAQPNALVHLDLSGTDCAVDMLLGALLHGCCSHLTYLNLARNSCSHRKGREAPPPFKQFFSSAYTLSHVNLSATRLPLEALRALLQGLSLNSHLSDLHLDLSSCELRSAGAQALQEQLGAVTCIGSLDLSDNGFDSDLLTLVPALGKNKSLKHLFLGKNFNVKAKTLEEILHKLVQLIQEEDCSLQSLSVADSRLKLRTSILINALGSNTCLAKVDLSGNGMEDIGAKMLSKALQINSSLRTILWDRNNTSALGFLDIARALESNHTLRFMSFPVSDISQAYRSAPERTEDVWQKIQWCLVRNNHSQTCPQEQAFRLQQGLVTSSAEQMLQRLCGRVQEEVRALRLCPLEPVQDELLYARDLIKDAKNSRALFPSLYELGHVLANDGPVRQRLESVASEVSKAVDKELQVILESMVSLTQELCPVAMRVAEGHNKMLSNVAERVTVPRNFIRGALLEQAGQDIQNKLDEVKLSVVTYLTNSIVDEILQELYHSHKSLARHLTQLRTLSDPPGGASQGQDPSSRGRGRNHDHEETDDELGTNIDTMAIKKQKRCRKIRPVSAFISGSPQDMESQLGSLGIPPGWFSGLGASQPTASGSWEGLSELPTHGYKLRHQTQGRPRPPRTTPPGPGRPSVPVPGPRQENGMATRLDEGLEDFFSRRVMDESSSYPRTLRTMRPGLSEPPLPPLQKKRRRGLFHFRRPRSFKGDRGPGSPTAGLLLPPPPPPPPTQESPPSPDPPSLGNNSSPCWSPEEESNLLPGFGGARGSSFCRKMGTERLEAGEGAPAPGTAQQPRVHGVALPGLGRTKGWSFDGKREGTDPEQEDSTQAWQKRRSSDDAGPGSWKPPPPPQSSKPSFSAMRRAEATWHIAEESAANHSCQSPSPASQDGDEEKEGALFPERMVPTRSTKDPPVGPRPPKPVAVPRGRRAPQVPGGREETESNSVAPGANKPRLRLGSQQDQEEPEGQGPTDQGRRTAPLKPKRTRRAQSCDKLEPDRRQPPDPTGVCAGTSEPGTD; via the exons ACAGCATCCGGAGGTGCCTGAGCCAGGGGGCTGTGCTCCAGCAGCATCGTGTGAAACTGGAGACAAAACCCAAGAAGTTCGAGGACCGAGTGCTG GCCCTGACTTCCTGGCGTCTCCACCTTTTTCCCCTTAAAGTTCCAGCCAAG gTGGAAAGCTCATTCAATGTCCTGGAGATCCGTGCCTTCAACACACTCGGTCAGAATCAG ATCCTGGTGGAGACTGAGCGTGGCACGGTGAGCATGCGGCTGCCATCAGCCGAGAGTGTGGACCAGGTGACACGGCATGTGAGCTCTGCCCTCTCCAAGGTCTGCCCTGGCCCTGG GTGTTTGATCCGGCGTGGAAATGCGGACACCCCAGAGGGGCCTCGAGACACATCTCCCAACTCTGAAACTTCCACGTCTACCACTCACAGTGTGTGTG GTGGCTTCTCTGAGACCTATGCTGCCCTGTGTGACTACAACGGACTCCACTGCCGAGAGGAGGTGCAATGG GATGTGGACACCATCTACCATGCTGAGGATAACCGAGAGTTCAATCTTTTGGATTTCAGCCACTTGGAGAGCCG AGATCTGGCCCTTATGGTGGCCGCCCTGGCCTACAACCAGTGGTTCACCAAACTCTACTGCAAAGACTTGAGACTG GGCTCAGAAGTTCTAGAACAGGTGCTACATACCCTCAGCAAGTCGGGGAGCCTCGAAGAGCTGGTGCTGGACAATGCTGGGCTTAAGAC GGACTTTGTCCAGAAGCTGGCCGGGGTGTTTGGGGAGAACGGGAGCTGTGTGCTGCATGCGCTCACTCTGTCCCACAACCCCATCGAGGACAAGG GTTTCCTCAGCCTGAGCCAGCAGCTGCTCTGCTTCCCTACGGGCCTCACCAAACTGTGCCTGGCCAAGACTGCCATCTCTCCTCGAG GGCTCCAGGCACTGGGCCAGACCTTCGGGGCCAACCCAGCCTTTGCCAGCTCCCTTCGATACCTGGATCTGAGCAAGAACCCAGGGCTGCTTGCCACGGACGAGGCCAAT GCTCTCTATAGTTTCCTGGCCCAACCCAACGCCTTGGTACACCTGGACCTTTCAGGGACAGACTGTGCTGTCGACATG CTATTGGGTGCCCTCCTTCATGGCTGCTGCTCTCACCTCACCTACCTCAACCTGGCTCGAAACAGCTGCTCCCACAG GAAGGGCCGGGAGGCCCCGCCACCCTTCAAGCAGTTCTTCAGCAGCGCCTACACCCTGAGCCATGTCAACCTGTCGGCCACAAGGCTGCCCCTGGAGGCCCTCAG GGCGCTTCTTCAGGGCCTCTCCCTCAACAGTCACCTCAGTGATCTGCACCTGGACCTTAGCAGCTGTGAG CTCCGCTCAGCAGGAGCCCAGGCCTTGCAGGAGCAGCTGGGGGCTGTCACCTGTATAGGCAGCCTAGATCTGTCTGATAATG GGTTTGACTCGGACCTCCTGACGCTGGTCCCTGCACTTGGCAAGAACAAGTCCCTCAAGCACCTATTCCTAGGGAAGAACTTCAATGTCAAGGCCAA GACTTTGGAAGAGATCCTGCATAAGCTGGTGCAGCTGATCCAGGAAGAGGACTGT TCCCTGCAGTCGCTCTCTGTGGCCGACTCCAGGCTGAAGCTTCGCACCAGCATCCTTATCAATGCCCTGGGCAGCAACACCTGCCTGGCCAAGGTGGATCTGAGTGGCAACGGCATGGAGGACATCGGGGCCAAGATGCTGTCCAAGGCGCTGCAGATAAATTCTTCCCTCAG AACTATACTATGGGATCGGAACAATACGTCTGCCCTGGGCTTCCTGGACATTGCAAGGGCCCTGGAGAG CAACCACACACTGCGCTTCATGTCCTTCCCTGTGAGCGACATCTCTCAAGCTTACCGCAGTGCCCCTGAGCGCACAGAGGATGTGTGGCAGAAG ATCCAGTGGTGCCTGGTGAGGAACAACCACTCCCAGACATGCCCTCAGGAGCAAGCCTTCAGGCTGCAGCAGGGCCTGGTGACCAGCAGCGCCGAGCAA ATGCTGCAGCGGCTGTGTGGGCGAGTGCAGGAGGAGGTGCGGGCCCTGAGACTCTGTCCCCTGGAGCCAGTGCAAGATGAGCTGCTCTATGCCCGGGACCTCATCAAGGACGCCAAGAACTCCCGGGCG ctCTTTCCTAGCCTCTATGAGCTGGGTCACGTGTTGGCCAACGATGGGCCTGTGCGTCAGAGACTCGAGTCGGTAGCCAGCGAGGTGTCCAAAGCTGTGGACAAGGAGCTTCAG GTGATCCTGGAATCCATGGTCAGCCTGACACAGGAACTGTGCCCTGTGGCCATGCGGGTGGCAGAAGGGCACAACAAGATGCTGAGCAACGTGGCAGAACGTGTCACTGTGCCCCGGAACTTCATCCGCGGGGCGCTGCTGGAGCAGGCGGGACAGGACATTCAGAACAAGCTGGA CGAGGTGAAGCTCTCCGTCGTCACCTACTTGACCAACTCCATAGTGGATGAGATCCTACAGGAGCTGTACCATTCCCACAAAAGCCTG GCCCGGCACCTGACCCAGCTGAGGACACTGTCAGATCCACCAGGAGGGGCAAGCCAAGGGCAGGATCCATCTtcccgaggcagaggcaggaaccatgacCACGAGGAAACGGATGATGAGCTTGGGACCAACATC GACACTATGGCCATCAAAAAGCAGAAACGCTGCCGGAAGATCCGGCCAGTGTCTGCCTTCATCA GTGGGAGCCCTCAGGACATGGAAAGCCAACTGGGAAGTTTGGGGATCCCTCCTGGCTGGTTCTCAGGACTTGGAGCCAGCCAGCCCACAGCAAGTGGCTCCTGGGAAGGCCTATCTGAGCTACCTACCCATGGCTATAAACTAAGGCATCAAACACAAGGGAGGCCTCGGCCCCCTAGGACCACCCCCCCAGGACCTGGCCGGCCCAGT GTGCCAGTGCCTGGGCCTCGTCAGGAGAATGGGATGGCCACCCGTCTAGACGAGGGGCTGGAGGACTTCTTCAGCAGAAGGGTCATGGACGAAAGCTCCAG CTACCCCCGGACTCTGAGGACCATGCGACCAGGCCTCTCAGAGCCACCGCTGCCTCCACTCCAGAAGAAGAGGCGGCGAGGCCTGTTTCACTTCCGCCGACCCCGGAGCTTCAAGGGGGACAGGGGACCGGGGTCCCCCACTGCTggactcctcctccctccacccccacccccacccccaactcaggAGAGCCCTCCCAGTCCAGACCCCCCAAGCCTTGGCAATAACTCATCTCCTTGTTGGAGCCCAGAGGAGGAGAGCAACCTCCTTCCTGGATTTGGAGGGGCCCGGGGGTCTTCCTTCTGCAGGAAGATG GGCACAGAGAggttggaggcaggagagggagccCCAGCCCCTGGGACAGCGCAGCAACCAAGGGTGCACGGTGTTGCCCTTCCTGGCTTGGGAAGAACCAAAGGGTGGAGCTTTGATGGAAAACGAGAG GGCACAGACCCAGAGCAGGAGGACAGTACCCAGGCTTGGCAGAAACGGCGCTCTTCAGATGATGCAG GGCCTGGATCCTGGAAGCCACCACCGCCCCCACAAAGCTCCAAGCCAAGCTTCAGCGCCATGCGCCGAGCAGAGGCCACATGGCACATAG CTGAGGAAAGTGCCGCCAACCACAGCTGCCAGAGCCCTAGCCCAGCTTCCCAGGATGGAGACGAGGAAAAGGAGGGAGCCTTATTCCCAGAGAGAATGGTCCCCACTAGGAGTACCAAG GACCCCCCCGTAGGTCCACGTCCCCCTAAGCCAGTGGCTGTGCCCAGGGGCCGCAGGGCCCCCCAGgtgccaggaggcagagaggagactgAGAGCAACAGTGTGGCCCCAGGAGCCAACAAGCCCCGGCTGAGACTAGGTTCCCAGCAAGACCAAGAGGAGCCAGAAGGACAAG GACCCACTGATCAGGGCCGCAGGACGGCACCCCTGAAACCGAAGAGAACACGGCGAGCACAGTCCTGTGACAAACTGGAGCCCGATAGAAGACAACCCCCTGACCCTACAGGTGTCTGTG CAGGAACCAGTGAACCAGGAACAGACTGA
- the Carmil3 gene encoding capping protein, Arp2/3 and myosin-I linker protein 3 isoform X4, whose product MAKASVELTRELQDSIRRCLSQGAVLQQHRVKLETKPKKFEDRVLALTSWRLHLFPLKVPAKVESSFNVLEIRAFNTLGQNQILVETERGTVSMRLPSAESVDQVTRHVSSALSKVCPGPGCLIRRGNADTPEGPRDTSPNSETSTSTTHSVCGGFSETYAALCDYNGLHCREEVQWDVDTIYHAEDNREFNLLDFSHLESRDLALMVAALAYNQWFTKLYCKDLRLGSEVLEQVLHTLSKSGSLEELVLDNAGLKTDFVQKLAGVFGENGSCVLHALTLSHNPIEDKGFLSLSQQLLCFPTGLTKLCLAKTAISPRGLQALGQTFGANPAFASSLRYLDLSKNPGLLATDEANALYSFLAQPNALVHLDLSGTDCAVDMLLGALLHGCCSHLTYLNLARNSCSHRKGREAPPPFKQFFSSAYTLSHVNLSATRLPLEALRALLQGLSLNSHLSDLHLDLSSCELRSAGAQALQEQLGAVTCIGSLDLSDNGFDSDLLTLVPALGKNKSLKHLFLGKNFNVKAKTLEEILHKLVQLIQEEDCSLQSLSVADSRLKLRTSILINALGSNTCLAKVDLSGNGMEDIGAKMLSKALQINSSLRTILWDRNNTSALGFLDIARALESNHTLRFMSFPVSDISQAYRSAPERTEDVWQKIQWCLVRNNHSQTCPQEQAFRLQQGLVTSSAEQMLQRLCGRVQEEVRALRLCPLEPVQDELLYARDLIKDAKNSRALFPSLYELGHVLANDGPVRQRLESVASEVSKAVDKELQVILESMVSLTQELCPVAMRVAEGHNKMLSNVAERVTVPRNFIRGALLEQAGQDIQNKLDEVKLSVVTYLTNSIVDEILQELYHSHKSLARHLTQLRTLSDPPGGASQGQDPSSRGRGRNHDHEETDDELGTNIDTMAIKKQKRCRKIRPVSAFISGSPQDMESQLGSLGIPPGWFSGLGASQPTASGSWEGLSELPTHGYKLRHQTQGRPRPPRTTPPGPGRPSVPVPGPRQENGMATRLDEGLEDFFSRRVMDESSSYPRTLRTMRPGLSEPPLPPLQKKRRRGLFHFRRPRSFKGDRGPGSPTAGLLLPPPPPPPPTQESPPSPDPPSLGNNSSPCWSPEEESNLLPGFGGARGSSFCRKMGTERLEAGEGAPAPGTAQQPRVHGVALPGLGRTKGWSFDGKREGTDPEQEDSTQAWQKRRSSDDAGPGSWKPPPPPQSSKPSFSAMRRAEATWHIAEESAANHSCQSPSPASQDGDEEKEGALFPERMVPTRSTKLQDPPVGPRPPKPVAVPRGRRAPQVPGGREETESNSVAPGANKPRLRLGSQQDQEEPEGQGPTDQGRRTAPLKPKRTRRAQSCDKLEPDRRQPPDPTGVCGTSEPGTD is encoded by the exons ACAGCATCCGGAGGTGCCTGAGCCAGGGGGCTGTGCTCCAGCAGCATCGTGTGAAACTGGAGACAAAACCCAAGAAGTTCGAGGACCGAGTGCTG GCCCTGACTTCCTGGCGTCTCCACCTTTTTCCCCTTAAAGTTCCAGCCAAG gTGGAAAGCTCATTCAATGTCCTGGAGATCCGTGCCTTCAACACACTCGGTCAGAATCAG ATCCTGGTGGAGACTGAGCGTGGCACGGTGAGCATGCGGCTGCCATCAGCCGAGAGTGTGGACCAGGTGACACGGCATGTGAGCTCTGCCCTCTCCAAGGTCTGCCCTGGCCCTGG GTGTTTGATCCGGCGTGGAAATGCGGACACCCCAGAGGGGCCTCGAGACACATCTCCCAACTCTGAAACTTCCACGTCTACCACTCACAGTGTGTGTG GTGGCTTCTCTGAGACCTATGCTGCCCTGTGTGACTACAACGGACTCCACTGCCGAGAGGAGGTGCAATGG GATGTGGACACCATCTACCATGCTGAGGATAACCGAGAGTTCAATCTTTTGGATTTCAGCCACTTGGAGAGCCG AGATCTGGCCCTTATGGTGGCCGCCCTGGCCTACAACCAGTGGTTCACCAAACTCTACTGCAAAGACTTGAGACTG GGCTCAGAAGTTCTAGAACAGGTGCTACATACCCTCAGCAAGTCGGGGAGCCTCGAAGAGCTGGTGCTGGACAATGCTGGGCTTAAGAC GGACTTTGTCCAGAAGCTGGCCGGGGTGTTTGGGGAGAACGGGAGCTGTGTGCTGCATGCGCTCACTCTGTCCCACAACCCCATCGAGGACAAGG GTTTCCTCAGCCTGAGCCAGCAGCTGCTCTGCTTCCCTACGGGCCTCACCAAACTGTGCCTGGCCAAGACTGCCATCTCTCCTCGAG GGCTCCAGGCACTGGGCCAGACCTTCGGGGCCAACCCAGCCTTTGCCAGCTCCCTTCGATACCTGGATCTGAGCAAGAACCCAGGGCTGCTTGCCACGGACGAGGCCAAT GCTCTCTATAGTTTCCTGGCCCAACCCAACGCCTTGGTACACCTGGACCTTTCAGGGACAGACTGTGCTGTCGACATG CTATTGGGTGCCCTCCTTCATGGCTGCTGCTCTCACCTCACCTACCTCAACCTGGCTCGAAACAGCTGCTCCCACAG GAAGGGCCGGGAGGCCCCGCCACCCTTCAAGCAGTTCTTCAGCAGCGCCTACACCCTGAGCCATGTCAACCTGTCGGCCACAAGGCTGCCCCTGGAGGCCCTCAG GGCGCTTCTTCAGGGCCTCTCCCTCAACAGTCACCTCAGTGATCTGCACCTGGACCTTAGCAGCTGTGAG CTCCGCTCAGCAGGAGCCCAGGCCTTGCAGGAGCAGCTGGGGGCTGTCACCTGTATAGGCAGCCTAGATCTGTCTGATAATG GGTTTGACTCGGACCTCCTGACGCTGGTCCCTGCACTTGGCAAGAACAAGTCCCTCAAGCACCTATTCCTAGGGAAGAACTTCAATGTCAAGGCCAA GACTTTGGAAGAGATCCTGCATAAGCTGGTGCAGCTGATCCAGGAAGAGGACTGT TCCCTGCAGTCGCTCTCTGTGGCCGACTCCAGGCTGAAGCTTCGCACCAGCATCCTTATCAATGCCCTGGGCAGCAACACCTGCCTGGCCAAGGTGGATCTGAGTGGCAACGGCATGGAGGACATCGGGGCCAAGATGCTGTCCAAGGCGCTGCAGATAAATTCTTCCCTCAG AACTATACTATGGGATCGGAACAATACGTCTGCCCTGGGCTTCCTGGACATTGCAAGGGCCCTGGAGAG CAACCACACACTGCGCTTCATGTCCTTCCCTGTGAGCGACATCTCTCAAGCTTACCGCAGTGCCCCTGAGCGCACAGAGGATGTGTGGCAGAAG ATCCAGTGGTGCCTGGTGAGGAACAACCACTCCCAGACATGCCCTCAGGAGCAAGCCTTCAGGCTGCAGCAGGGCCTGGTGACCAGCAGCGCCGAGCAA ATGCTGCAGCGGCTGTGTGGGCGAGTGCAGGAGGAGGTGCGGGCCCTGAGACTCTGTCCCCTGGAGCCAGTGCAAGATGAGCTGCTCTATGCCCGGGACCTCATCAAGGACGCCAAGAACTCCCGGGCG ctCTTTCCTAGCCTCTATGAGCTGGGTCACGTGTTGGCCAACGATGGGCCTGTGCGTCAGAGACTCGAGTCGGTAGCCAGCGAGGTGTCCAAAGCTGTGGACAAGGAGCTTCAG GTGATCCTGGAATCCATGGTCAGCCTGACACAGGAACTGTGCCCTGTGGCCATGCGGGTGGCAGAAGGGCACAACAAGATGCTGAGCAACGTGGCAGAACGTGTCACTGTGCCCCGGAACTTCATCCGCGGGGCGCTGCTGGAGCAGGCGGGACAGGACATTCAGAACAAGCTGGA CGAGGTGAAGCTCTCCGTCGTCACCTACTTGACCAACTCCATAGTGGATGAGATCCTACAGGAGCTGTACCATTCCCACAAAAGCCTG GCCCGGCACCTGACCCAGCTGAGGACACTGTCAGATCCACCAGGAGGGGCAAGCCAAGGGCAGGATCCATCTtcccgaggcagaggcaggaaccatgacCACGAGGAAACGGATGATGAGCTTGGGACCAACATC GACACTATGGCCATCAAAAAGCAGAAACGCTGCCGGAAGATCCGGCCAGTGTCTGCCTTCATCA GTGGGAGCCCTCAGGACATGGAAAGCCAACTGGGAAGTTTGGGGATCCCTCCTGGCTGGTTCTCAGGACTTGGAGCCAGCCAGCCCACAGCAAGTGGCTCCTGGGAAGGCCTATCTGAGCTACCTACCCATGGCTATAAACTAAGGCATCAAACACAAGGGAGGCCTCGGCCCCCTAGGACCACCCCCCCAGGACCTGGCCGGCCCAGT GTGCCAGTGCCTGGGCCTCGTCAGGAGAATGGGATGGCCACCCGTCTAGACGAGGGGCTGGAGGACTTCTTCAGCAGAAGGGTCATGGACGAAAGCTCCAG CTACCCCCGGACTCTGAGGACCATGCGACCAGGCCTCTCAGAGCCACCGCTGCCTCCACTCCAGAAGAAGAGGCGGCGAGGCCTGTTTCACTTCCGCCGACCCCGGAGCTTCAAGGGGGACAGGGGACCGGGGTCCCCCACTGCTggactcctcctccctccacccccacccccacccccaactcaggAGAGCCCTCCCAGTCCAGACCCCCCAAGCCTTGGCAATAACTCATCTCCTTGTTGGAGCCCAGAGGAGGAGAGCAACCTCCTTCCTGGATTTGGAGGGGCCCGGGGGTCTTCCTTCTGCAGGAAGATG GGCACAGAGAggttggaggcaggagagggagccCCAGCCCCTGGGACAGCGCAGCAACCAAGGGTGCACGGTGTTGCCCTTCCTGGCTTGGGAAGAACCAAAGGGTGGAGCTTTGATGGAAAACGAGAG GGCACAGACCCAGAGCAGGAGGACAGTACCCAGGCTTGGCAGAAACGGCGCTCTTCAGATGATGCAG GGCCTGGATCCTGGAAGCCACCACCGCCCCCACAAAGCTCCAAGCCAAGCTTCAGCGCCATGCGCCGAGCAGAGGCCACATGGCACATAG CTGAGGAAAGTGCCGCCAACCACAGCTGCCAGAGCCCTAGCCCAGCTTCCCAGGATGGAGACGAGGAAAAGGAGGGAGCCTTATTCCCAGAGAGAATGGTCCCCACTAGGAGTACCAAG CTACAGGACCCCCCCGTAGGTCCACGTCCCCCTAAGCCAGTGGCTGTGCCCAGGGGCCGCAGGGCCCCCCAGgtgccaggaggcagagaggagactgAGAGCAACAGTGTGGCCCCAGGAGCCAACAAGCCCCGGCTGAGACTAGGTTCCCAGCAAGACCAAGAGGAGCCAGAAGGACAAG GACCCACTGATCAGGGCCGCAGGACGGCACCCCTGAAACCGAAGAGAACACGGCGAGCACAGTCCTGTGACAAACTGGAGCCCGATAGAAGACAACCCCCTGACCCTACAGGTGTCTGTG GAACCAGTGAACCAGGAACAGACTGA